Proteins encoded together in one Psilocybe cubensis strain MGC-MH-2018 chromosome 8, whole genome shotgun sequence window:
- a CDS encoding Copper-transporting ATPase RAN1: protein MSTISPPAQTYALQLAVGGMTCVACSRAITDAVSEISGVTDIVVNQLGKCASAVIVRKELAEDVRNMIEDIGYECTIVGIVAIGAAKMSKGTTRSVAVEFRGLGTVPSDASDVLHKLSLTSLSPLTIEAPNQQDPANVLRFSYTPSAPNFTIRTIIKALSNTLPTSPISRILLWHPPSSDDMARSMYRKEQRNLLQRLVVAVLACIPILIIGIVYMSLVKKDNPGRRYFEERIWAGQVMRGEWALFILATPVMFYSAMDFHRRSLKELWHLWKPGSQASWATRFLRFGSMNLLISLGVSVAYFSSVAELAIAATDVHGTHEADGSMTYFDSVGFLSMFLLIGKYIEAFSKHQAANAITLLSGLRSSDALLVTSNEEYEKASPSPTSSESLTQDGLKSESVGSSEETSDPTTSHYPRGVEKISVDMLEVGDIVRVPPGATPPADGIIVSSDSTFFDESSLTGESKDVVKARGDQIFVGTINRLRAVDMRVEALDGGTMLEQVIEAVREGQTKRAPVERVVDIVTSYFVPVVTALAIITWVVWLSLGLGGVLDPEVIANSAGGWPYWTLEFAISVFVIACPCGIGLAAPTALLVGSGLAAKHGILARGGGEAFQEASQIDVVVFDKTGTLTEGTEPKVTDQMICSSEHDSLISALITRLASASSHPLCVSLRRYYQNVPSVPIDGNDIEELPGCGMKGKFVIQRPHSATHNVEAFLGNETWLRSYDAIPSEEESQFLHRVKSEGKSVVLLCTRTQETAAMRLAAIFAIADPIRHEVPAVIRQLHAQKIETWMISGDNEITARAVARTIGIPSENVIAGVLPQQKADKIRWLQTLPRTGRGKSKRTRTESSRQIVAMVGDGINDAPALTAADVGVAMGSGSDIALSSAKFVLLSSDLRTLLILTDLSRKIFRRIKFNFAWATVYNLIALPVAAGVIYPAGHARLSPVWSSLAMALSSTSVVCSSLLLRLYKKPRQESCGDALSSTEESGKPGV from the exons ATGTCCACTATTTCTCCACCAGCGCAGACTTATGCCTTGCAACTCGCTGTGGGTGGGATGACATGCGTCGCATGCTCACGTGCGATTACTGACGCGGTCTCGGAGATCTCTGGCGTCACCGACATAGTGGTCAACCAGCTTGGAAAATGCGCGTCGGCAGTGATTGTGCGCAAGGAGCTCGCGGAGGATGTGAGGAACATGATTGAAGATATTGGGTATGAGTGTACGATTGTGGGTATTGTGGCAATTGGGGCCGCGAAAATGTCCAAGGGAACGACCAGGAGTGTTGCCGTGGAATTTAGGGGCTTGGGCACCGT ACCAAGTGATGCTTCAGACGTGCTTCATAAGCTGTCTTTGACCTCACTGTCCCCATTGACAATCGAAGCACCAAATCAACAAGATCCTGCTAATGTCCTCCGTTTTTCGTATACGCCTTCCGCACCAAATTTTACTATCCGTACAATTATCAAGGCCCTTTCAAATACCCTTCCAACCAGCCCAATCTCCAGAATATTGCTATGGCATCCTCCCTCTTCAGACGACATGGCACGCAGTATGTATCGAAAAGAGCAGCGAAATTTATTGCAACGTCTGGTTGTAGCCGTCCTTGCATGCATACCCATTCTTATTATTGGAATCGTCTACATGTCGTTGGTAAAGAAAGATAACCCTGGGAGACGATATTTCGAGGAACGGATTTGGGCAGGGCAGGTAATGAGAGGGGAGTGGGCACTATTCATCTTGGCTACTCCTGTCATGTTTTATTCGGCGATG GATTTCCATCGACGATCGCTGAAAGAGTTATGGCATTTATGGAAGCCAGGAAGCCAGGCGTCATGGGCGACGCGATTCCTGCGATTTGGAAGCATGAATCTTCTA ATATCCCTAGGAGTCTCTGTGGCATACTTCTCCTCTGTCGCTGAACTTGCCATAGCCGCTACAGACGTGCATGGGACACATGAGGCAGATGGATCTATGACTTACTTTGACTCGGTCGGATTTTTGTCCATGTTTCTCCTCATTG GAAAATATATCGAAGCATTTAGCAAGCACCAAGCGGCCAACGCCATAACACTCTTGAGTGGACTGAGAAGCTCCGACGCGCTCCTGGTAACTTCAAATGAGGAATACGAAAAGGCCTCGCCATCGCCTACATCCTCCGAGTCGCTCACACAAGATGGACTTAAGTCGGAATCCGTAGGTTCCTCCGAGGAGACCTCTGACCCTACTACTTCACACTACCCCCGGGGCGTCGAGAAAATCTCGGTAGATATGCTTGAAGTTGGCGATATCGTGCGCGTGCCGCCCGGCGCAACGCCCCCAGCCGATGGCATCATCGTCTCCTCCGACTCAACGTTTTTCGACGAGAGCTCGTTGACAGGGGAAAGCAAGGACGTCGTTAAAGCTAGAGGAGACCAGATATTCGTGGGGACAATCAACCGGCTGCGCGCAGTGGATATGCGTGTGGAGGCGCTGGATGGTGGTACAAT GTTGGAGCAGGTTATTGAGGCTGTTAGAGAAGGCCAGACGAAGCGGGCGCCTGTTGAGAGAGTCGTTGATATCGTGACGTCGTATTTTGTGCCAGTCGTGACGGCGCTTGCCATCATCACCTGGGTTGTCTGGCTTTCCTTAGGCCTCGGAGGTGTCCTGGATCCCGAAGTAATAGCCAATAGTGCTGGAGGATGGC CGTATTGGACATTGGAGTTCGCAATTTCTGTATTTGTCATTGCTTGTCCATGTGGAATCGGCCTTGCTGCTCCGACTGCTCTCCTAGTAGGATCAGGACTAGCAGCCAAGCATGGTATCCTTGCGCGTGGAGGGGGGGAGGCGTTCCAGGAGGCCTCCCAAATTGATGTAGTCGTCTTTGACAAGACGGGGACCTTGACGGAGGGGACTGAGCCCAAAGTTACCGACCAAATGATCTGTTCCTCAGAGCACGATTCTTTGATATCGGCCCTGATCACTCGTCTCGCCTCTGCCAGTTCTCATCCTCTGTGTGTTTCTCTGAGACGGTATTACCAAAACGTGCCCTCTGTCCCTATAGACGGCAATGATATTGAAGAGTTGCCGGGGTGTGGTATGAAAGGTAAATTTGTCATCCAAAGACCTCATTCCGCTACACACAACGTCGAAGCTTTTCTGGGGAACGAGACATGGCTGCGCAGCTATGATGCCATCCCTAGTGAAGAGGAATCCCAGTTCCTACACCGCGTCAAATCGGAAGGCAAGAGCGTCGTGCTTCTATGTACAAGGACCCAAGAAACAGCTGCAATGCGATTAGCAGCAATCTTCGCTATTGCTGATCCCATCAGACATGAGGTACCTGCGGTCATCAGACAACTACATGCACAGAAAATCGAAACATGGATGATATCTGGAGACAATGAGATTACGGCAAGGGCGGTTGCGAGGACAATAGGTATCCCATCGGAGAACGTCATTGCTGGGGTGCTGCCTCAACAAAAG GCAGATAAAATACGATGGCTCCAGACGTTGCCTCGCACAGGACGAGGAAAGAGCAAAAGAACCCGAACCGAGAGTTCAAGGCAGATTGTGGCGATGGTTGGCGATGGGATCAACGACGCGCCG GCTCTTACCGCGGCTGATGTTGGCGTCGCCATGGGCTCTGGAAGTGATATCGCGCTTTCCAGTGCCAAATTTGTCCTACTTTCATCGGATCTTCGAACATTGTTGATTTTAACCGACCTATCGAGGAAGATATTTAGGAGGATCAAGTTTAATTTT GCATGGGCAACTGTTTACAACTTGATTGCGCTACCCGTAGCAGCTGGTGTAATATATCCTGCAGGACATGCGAGGTTGAGCCCTGTGTGGTCATCCTTGGCCATGGCATTATC GTCAACTTCTGTCGTGTGCAGCTCCCTTTTATTGAGATTGTACAAGAAGCCTCGCCAAGAAAGCTGCGGTGACGCGCTGAGTAGCACTGAGGAGTCAGGGAAACCGGGCGTATAA
- a CDS encoding UPF0220 protein C8D2.02c, whose product MSLPRGNYDPRRVCLNPFPEFTLGKHRRTVGVYLAGALFALANWTFLDAAILSAHAKAPYGAPPDADAPVHLTFVDWIPGICSLLGYLVINLIDKDRIRGDEGFGDSRAVWRARLFLFIGFALMAGGLAGSVTVLVLKYILKGYPEQFTYYGYANVSQSVALMLSAIVLWIAQNTSSEYEYNLTL is encoded by the exons ATGTCGCTACCACGGGGGAACTATGACCCAAGGAGGGTCTGTTTAAACCCATTCCCTGAGTTTACTCTCGGAAAACATCGTAGAACAGTTGGTGTGTATCTAGCAGGAGCCTTG TTTGCATTAGCCAACTGGACGTTCCTGGATGCAGCCATTCTCTCAGCACACGCCAAAGCGCCCTATGGTGCCCCGCCAGATGCGGACGCACCCGTGCATCTGACATTCGTGGACTGGATCCCTGGGATCTGCTCTTTGCTAGGATACCTTGTCATTAACCTTATTGACAAGGATCGCATCCGCGGAGACGAAGGTTTTGGTGACTCACGCGCGGTGTGGCGGGCACGGTTATTCttgttcattgggtttgCATTGATGGCGGGCGGGCTTGCTGGCAGTgtg ACCGTGTTGGTGTTAAAGTACATCTTGAAAGGATACCCCGAGCAGTTCACATACTACGGATATGCCAATGTTTCTCAGAGTGTCGCACTCATGCTCTCCGCAATCGTGCTTTGGATTGCACAGAACACAAGCAGCGAATACGAGTACAATCTCACCCTG